In the genome of Candidatus Nezhaarchaeota archaeon, one region contains:
- the cofH gene encoding 5-amino-6-(D-ribitylamino)uracil--L-tyrosine 4-hydroxyphenyl transferase CofH: MRPSRYEDYPAAIDSSLKYIDPDVAKALDRALSLKDIDEEDALSLLRSRGLEAWLTVACADYLRWLAVGDVVTFVVNRNIQYTDYCINNCKFCAFSTREAERSWTLSTQEVLRKVEEAFERGATEVCIQGGINPKLSLDYYLGMVREIKRKFPSIHIHAFSPQEVHYMAEASGLPHREVLRALKEEGLDSIPGTAAEILDDDVRRTICPSKISTELWVDIVRAAHRLGIPSTATMMYGHVEGDAHKVRHLKVVRDLQKETGGFTEFVLLPFVHYNTELYLKHGARPSSSGIEDVKTHAVARVYFSNYIRNIQASWVKLGPKLVQALLHAGCNDVGGTLMEENISRAAGSPYSRPMSVEELVRMIREAGRVPAQRDTLYKVLRVLN; this comes from the coding sequence TTGAGGCCTTCTAGGTACGAGGACTACCCGGCCGCCATAGATTCCTCCCTCAAGTACATCGACCCGGACGTGGCGAAGGCTCTAGACAGGGCGCTGAGCCTGAAGGACATCGACGAGGAGGACGCGCTCAGCCTCCTAAGGAGCCGGGGCCTAGAGGCCTGGCTTACCGTTGCCTGCGCAGACTACCTTAGGTGGCTGGCTGTAGGAGACGTCGTCACCTTCGTCGTCAACAGGAACATACAGTACACGGACTACTGTATTAACAACTGCAAGTTCTGCGCATTCTCTACTAGGGAGGCTGAGAGGTCCTGGACCTTGAGCACTCAGGAGGTCCTTAGGAAGGTTGAGGAGGCCTTCGAGAGGGGGGCCACTGAGGTCTGTATTCAGGGGGGCATAAACCCAAAGCTGTCGCTAGACTACTACCTAGGCATGGTTAGGGAGATTAAGAGGAAGTTCCCGAGCATACACATCCACGCGTTCTCCCCGCAGGAAGTACACTACATGGCTGAGGCCTCCGGCCTACCTCACCGGGAGGTCCTGAGGGCGCTTAAGGAGGAGGGCCTAGACAGCATCCCTGGGACGGCGGCCGAAATCTTAGATGACGACGTCAGGAGGACGATATGTCCGAGCAAAATTAGCACTGAGCTGTGGGTAGATATAGTGAGGGCTGCGCATAGGCTGGGCATACCGTCGACGGCGACGATGATGTACGGCCACGTAGAGGGGGACGCGCACAAGGTAAGGCACTTAAAGGTAGTTAGGGACCTACAGAAGGAGACGGGGGGCTTCACGGAGTTCGTCCTACTACCCTTCGTGCACTACAACACTGAGCTCTACCTTAAGCACGGGGCCAGGCCGAGCTCCTCTGGCATCGAGGACGTCAAGACGCACGCGGTCGCTAGAGTGTACTTCAGCAACTACATTAGGAACATCCAGGCCTCCTGGGTGAAGCTGGGCCCTAAGCTAGTTCAGGCGCTGCTTCACGCTGGCTGTAACGATGTCGGGGGCACGCTCATGGAGGAAAACATCTCTAGGGCGGCAGGGTCGCCGTACAGTAGGCCCATGTCGGTTGAGGAGCTCGTCAGGATGATTAGGGAGGCGGGAAGGGTGCCTGCGCAAAGAGACACGCTGTACAAGGTATTGAGGGTGCTGAATTAG
- a CDS encoding glycyl-radical enzyme activating protein: MGLTVNPPGAKIIGLVTEVKRFSLHDGPGIRTTVFVKGCPLRCKWCSNPETWSPHPEIYFIAKRCANCGACARACPTPGAISMAHSSRIDRGRCARCMKCVEACPNGALRKVGDYVTPEEVAEEVMKDYVFYVSSNGGVTVSGGEPLYQPGFTSELLRICREEGVHTCLDTSGYAEPSVVEEVLRHVDLVLLDIKHMDPVEHKRWTGVSNDLIIKNAELMVRRCEVRISIPLVPRVNIDSENLRRVAEFAASLGVKFIDLLPIHRLGESKYEYLGLRPPFHEFEEVPLEEVGKIRRLFESYGFKTTVGRGVL, translated from the coding sequence ATGGGCTTGACCGTAAATCCACCGGGCGCGAAGATAATCGGCTTAGTCACTGAGGTTAAGAGGTTCTCGCTGCACGACGGCCCAGGCATAAGAACCACCGTCTTCGTCAAGGGCTGTCCGCTTAGATGTAAGTGGTGCTCCAACCCAGAGACGTGGAGCCCGCACCCAGAGATATACTTCATCGCCAAGAGGTGTGCGAATTGTGGCGCGTGCGCGCGGGCGTGCCCTACCCCGGGGGCAATTAGCATGGCGCACAGCAGTAGAATAGATAGAGGGCGCTGCGCGCGGTGCATGAAGTGCGTCGAAGCCTGCCCTAACGGGGCGCTCAGGAAGGTCGGGGACTACGTGACCCCTGAGGAAGTAGCTGAAGAAGTTATGAAGGACTACGTCTTCTACGTGAGCTCCAACGGCGGCGTTACGGTTAGTGGAGGAGAGCCCCTATACCAGCCCGGCTTTACCTCAGAGCTACTCAGGATTTGCCGTGAAGAAGGGGTGCACACATGCCTCGACACCAGCGGGTACGCGGAGCCGAGCGTTGTGGAGGAGGTACTTAGGCACGTAGACCTAGTCCTACTAGACATTAAGCACATGGACCCGGTGGAGCACAAGAGGTGGACGGGGGTGTCCAACGACTTAATAATAAAGAACGCGGAGCTAATGGTGAGGAGGTGCGAGGTGAGGATATCAATACCCCTCGTGCCCCGGGTCAACATAGACAGCGAGAACTTAAGGAGGGTGGCGGAGTTTGCAGCATCCCTAGGCGTTAAGTTCATCGACCTGCTCCCAATCCACAGGCTCGGAGAGAGTAAGTACGAGTACCTAGGCCTAAGGCCTCCGTTCCACGAGTTCGAGGAAGTACCTCTTGAGGAAGTAGGCAAGATAAGGAGGTTGTTCGAGTCCTACGGCTTTAAGACAACCGTTGGGAGAGGCGTTCTTTAG
- a CDS encoding type II toxin-antitoxin system VapC family toxin encodes MIVVDASAVVAFFLREDEWREIAPFMVQTISIDHVVKEFYNALWRSMSQRKAISEDDAREILALFESYRKKNMTIEPEEKYMEHSFEIASRHNVTVYDALYIAQALQHNKPLLTLDEKQRTVASRVKVKVLP; translated from the coding sequence GTGATAGTGGTTGATGCCTCAGCTGTGGTAGCGTTCTTCCTCCGCGAAGACGAGTGGAGGGAGATAGCGCCGTTCATGGTTCAAACGATCTCCATAGACCACGTAGTCAAGGAATTCTACAACGCGTTATGGAGGAGCATGAGCCAAAGAAAAGCGATCAGCGAAGACGACGCGAGGGAGATCCTAGCTCTCTTCGAGTCGTACCGTAAGAAAAACATGACCATAGAGCCCGAGGAGAAGTACATGGAGCACAGCTTTGAGATAGCGTCGAGGCATAACGTAACAGTCTACGATGCACTATACATAGCCCAGGCCTTACAGCACAATAAGCCTCTCCTAACACTAGATGAAAAGCAGAGAACAGTAGCTTCTAGGGTGAAAGTAAAGGTGCTACCGTAG
- a CDS encoding CopG family transcriptional regulator: MSSVFSVKIGKEIKEKMEKYKGRVNWAEEVRRFLEETVRKIEASENFEKILSRLEDARWQVPRGFSATCVREDRDSG; the protein is encoded by the coding sequence TTGAGCAGCGTGTTTAGCGTAAAGATAGGGAAGGAGATTAAGGAGAAGATGGAGAAGTACAAGGGCAGGGTTAACTGGGCGGAGGAAGTTCGAAGGTTCCTCGAGGAGACTGTGAGGAAAATAGAAGCGAGCGAGAACTTCGAGAAGATTCTCAGTAGGCTTGAAGATGCCCGCTGGCAGGTACCTAGAGGCTTTTCAGCGACCTGCGTGAGGGAGGATCGTGATAGTGGTTGA
- the cofG gene encoding 7,8-didemethyl-8-hydroxy-5-deazariboflavin synthase CofG yields MVREVFVEALSRALKGELTLTDSLVLARAEGEELIELLKAASFTRDRCFGRVLTYSRKVFVPLTNICRNKCKYCGFRREPWDPQAVFMSVGEVLELVKRAEEAKVKEVLLCTGEKPEARYPQVRERLRSLGYSSFTEYVCDVCDAILERSSTLLIHVNLGVLEPEEIEALKPYVVSMGLMLECGSERLCMPGMPHEWSPTKHPRARLRTIEGAGRLRVPFTTGILVGIGETVEERVESLFMIKRLHERYGHIQEVIVQNFQPHEGTPMGACRPPPLTEMLKAIAIARLVFKGEVSVQAPPNLEERFELYIDAGINDWGGVSPLTVDYINPQRPWPSPSLLKEVCEKRGYLLRERLAVYPRFIAKEGYVHEGLRGRIELLVGDDGLVRRELEAF; encoded by the coding sequence ATGGTTAGAGAGGTGTTCGTTGAAGCGCTGAGTAGAGCTCTAAAGGGGGAGCTCACGCTCACTGACTCACTAGTCCTAGCTAGAGCTGAGGGGGAGGAGCTCATCGAGCTCCTAAAGGCCGCCAGCTTCACGAGGGACAGGTGCTTTGGGAGAGTGCTCACGTACTCTAGGAAGGTCTTCGTCCCCCTAACCAACATCTGTAGGAACAAGTGCAAGTACTGTGGCTTTAGGAGGGAGCCCTGGGACCCTCAAGCTGTCTTCATGAGCGTCGGCGAGGTCCTCGAGCTAGTTAAGCGCGCTGAGGAGGCCAAGGTCAAGGAGGTCCTGCTATGCACCGGTGAGAAGCCAGAGGCCAGATACCCTCAAGTAAGGGAGAGGTTGAGGTCGCTCGGCTATAGCTCCTTCACTGAGTACGTCTGCGACGTCTGCGACGCTATATTGGAGAGGAGCAGTACGCTACTGATACACGTAAACCTCGGGGTCCTTGAGCCTGAGGAAATAGAGGCGCTTAAGCCATACGTCGTGAGCATGGGGCTAATGTTAGAGTGTGGGAGCGAGAGGCTCTGTATGCCCGGGATGCCTCACGAGTGGTCGCCGACCAAACACCCCAGGGCCAGGCTTAGAACGATCGAGGGCGCCGGGAGGCTGAGGGTGCCCTTCACCACCGGCATCTTAGTGGGCATAGGGGAGACTGTCGAGGAGAGGGTGGAGTCGCTATTCATGATCAAGAGGCTCCATGAGAGGTACGGGCACATCCAGGAGGTCATAGTCCAGAACTTCCAACCCCACGAGGGGACCCCCATGGGCGCGTGTAGGCCTCCCCCGCTCACTGAGATGCTTAAGGCCATAGCCATAGCCAGGCTGGTCTTCAAAGGGGAGGTCAGCGTCCAGGCCCCGCCTAATTTAGAGGAGCGCTTCGAGCTATACATCGACGCTGGCATTAACGATTGGGGAGGGGTCTCCCCCCTCACAGTGGACTACATAAATCCTCAGAGGCCTTGGCCGAGCCCCTCCCTGCTTAAAGAAGTGTGTGAGAAGCGCGGCTATTTGCTGAGGGAGAGGCTGGCGGTGTACCCTAGGTTCATAGCGAAGGAGGGCTACGTCCACGAAGGCTTAAGAGGTAGGATCGAGCTGCTGGTTGGTGATGACGGCCTCGTTAGGAGGGAGCTTGAGGCCTTCTAG